The Deltaproteobacteria bacterium genome includes the window AGGTTCGCTTGCAATGGTATAGCTACTCTCCTCCACCTTTCAGTGGAGAACAGAGAATGAAAGTTCTTCTTGCCGTTCCCTTCCTGGCAGTGCTCGTCTCCGGCGTACCCCTGTTCATTGTCATCTCAGCGGTGGCTCTTCTCTGCTTCTATCTTGCGGGCGTCGACCTTTCCATAGTGGTCATAGAAATGTACCGCCTGGCTGCCAATCCTCTGCTCATTGCTCTGCTTTTTTTTGCCATGGCTGGCTACATCCTGGCTGAAGGAAGCGCGGGCAAAAGGCTGGTTAAACTGTCCGCCTCTCTGTTCGCTTGCCTGCCGGGAGGGCTGGCCATTGTGTCGCTGCTGTCATGTGCCTTCTTTACAGCCCTCACTGGCGCCTCAGGCATCACAATTGTGGCGCTGGGTGGCATATTGCTGCCCGCCTTGCTGGAAGACCACTACCCGGAGAATTTTTCTCTGGGTCTGCTGACCAGCTCGGGCAGCCTGGGTCTTCTTTTTCCTCCAAGCTTGCCAATGATAATCTATGGGGTGGTGGCTGATGTCAGCATCCCGCAGCTGTTTCTCGCTGGCCTGCTGCCTGGCATACTGCTCGTAGTGCTACTTTCCGGCTACAGTGTGGCAAAGGGAGTGCGCAGCGACTGTCAGGTGGCCTCATTCAGGACGGCCGAGTTCCTGCAGGCGGCAAGACTGGCAGTCTGGGAAATCTTGCTGCCAGTGGTAGTTTTCGGCGGCATCTACAGCGGCGTCCTTGCTCTGAGTGAAGCCGCGGCCATCACTCTTTTTTATGTCCTGGGCGTCTCCCTTTTCATCCACCGAGATGTGAGGCTGCAGCAGCTCCCGGGCATTGTTGTCAAAGCGGTCATG containing:
- a CDS encoding TRAP transporter large permease subunit — its product is MKVLLAVPFLAVLVSGVPLFIVISAVALLCFYLAGVDLSIVVIEMYRLAANPLLIALLFFAMAGYILAEGSAGKRLVKLSASLFACLPGGLAIVSLLSCAFFTALTGASGITIVALGGILLPALLEDHYPENFSLGLLTSSGSLGLLFPPSLPMIIYGVVADVSIPQLFLAGLLPGILLVVLLSGYSVAKGVRSDCQVASFRTAEFLQAARLAVWEILLPVVVFGGIYSGVLALSEAAAITLFYVLGVSLFIHRDVRLQQLPGIVVKAVMMVGGIIVILGSALAFNSFLVDQQIPSRILLFIQAHIESRFVFLIVLNIFLLAVGCVLDVYSALVVIVPLIVPIAKGYHINLLHLGVIFLTNLQIGYSTPPIGMNLFIASLRFDRS